A genomic region of Armatimonadota bacterium contains the following coding sequences:
- a CDS encoding fructose-bisphosphate aldolase codes for MTTARTKRPQLDSMPLAHGKRARLHRLLYEHGPGQGTMLILPVDQGLEHGPVDFLPNPPSENPDFQIRLAIDGGYSAIAFHYGIAARHLAPYAGKIPLILKINGSTNIPPSDRAFSGMTAHVEDAVRLDAAAVGYTLYVGSPRQDEDIAQLTAVRAECDRYGMPLVVWSYPRGEAIEKKGGRDSLFAVDYAARVATELGADVIKLNVPVFDQKSKEGSPTPYNTMVLEYREAVEKVVRSAGQSFVLFSGGGKIGDADLLEKARLVMQAGATGLIFGRNMWQRPMDEALRITAEIKRLMLEE; via the coding sequence ATGACCACAGCACGCACCAAGAGACCACAGCTCGATTCAATGCCGCTCGCGCACGGCAAGCGCGCGCGACTGCACCGCCTGCTGTACGAGCACGGACCCGGGCAGGGTACAATGCTCATTCTCCCGGTGGACCAGGGCCTCGAGCACGGCCCGGTGGACTTCCTTCCAAACCCGCCGAGCGAGAACCCGGATTTTCAGATACGGCTGGCGATTGACGGCGGCTACTCCGCCATCGCGTTCCACTACGGCATCGCCGCGCGCCACCTGGCTCCCTACGCCGGCAAGATCCCGCTCATACTCAAGATCAACGGCAGCACGAACATCCCGCCGTCGGACCGGGCGTTCTCGGGGATGACCGCGCATGTAGAGGACGCGGTCCGGCTTGATGCCGCCGCTGTCGGCTACACCCTGTACGTGGGCTCGCCCCGGCAGGACGAGGACATCGCTCAACTGACCGCGGTGCGCGCGGAGTGCGACCGCTACGGAATGCCCCTGGTCGTTTGGTCGTACCCCAGGGGCGAGGCGATTGAGAAGAAGGGCGGTCGCGACAGCCTGTTCGCCGTGGACTACGCTGCGCGCGTGGCGACCGAGCTCGGCGCCGACGTGATCAAGCTGAACGTGCCCGTCTTCGATCAGAAGTCGAAGGAGGGCTCACCCACGCCGTACAACACCATGGTCCTGGAGTACCGCGAGGCAGTGGAGAAAGTCGTGCGCAGCGCCGGGCAGTCGTTCGTGCTCTTCAGCGGAGGCGGCAAGATAGGCGACGCCGACCTGCTCGAGAAGGCAAGACTCGTGATGCAGGCCGGCGCCACCGGGCTCATCTTCGGCCGGAACATGTGGCAGCGTCCGATGGACGAGGCACTGCGCATCACCGCGGAGATCAAGCGCCTGATGCTGGAGGAGTAG
- a CDS encoding zinc-binding dehydrogenase, producing the protein MQAVHIHQHGGPEVLVYEAAPEPVAGPTDVLVSIRAAALNHIDLWVRRGLPRLRLRFPHILGADVAGVVAGVGERATGVAVGDEVMISPGVSCGQCPACICGRDTLCDSFSILGEHIPGGYAEFVAVPRVNVLPKPAHLGFEEAAAVPLVFLTAWNMLVTNGRIRMGETVLIWGAGSGVGSAAVQIARQFGARVFATAGADWKLDRARELGAHEVVNHSEQDVYEEVRRLTNKRGVDVVFDHVGKATWETSLKSLARGGRLVTCGATTGADGTTDIRYIYGRQLAIHGTWVGTKREMLEVMRLVESGGVRPVVHAVLPLAKAAEAHRMLERREQFGKVVLVP; encoded by the coding sequence ATGCAGGCCGTTCACATCCACCAGCACGGAGGCCCCGAGGTCCTTGTCTACGAGGCGGCCCCGGAACCCGTGGCCGGGCCGACCGACGTCCTCGTCTCAATAAGGGCGGCTGCGCTCAACCACATTGACCTTTGGGTCAGGCGGGGTCTGCCCAGGCTGCGGCTGCGGTTTCCCCACATCCTGGGCGCCGACGTGGCCGGCGTGGTGGCCGGCGTAGGCGAACGCGCGACAGGCGTGGCCGTTGGGGACGAGGTGATGATCTCGCCCGGGGTCTCCTGCGGGCAGTGTCCGGCCTGCATCTGTGGCCGCGACACGCTGTGCGACTCGTTCTCGATCCTGGGCGAGCACATCCCGGGCGGCTACGCCGAGTTCGTCGCCGTTCCCCGCGTGAACGTGCTGCCCAAACCGGCCCACCTCGGATTCGAGGAGGCCGCAGCGGTGCCCCTGGTCTTCCTGACCGCCTGGAACATGCTCGTTACAAATGGGCGCATCAGGATGGGCGAGACAGTGCTGATCTGGGGCGCGGGCAGCGGTGTGGGCAGCGCCGCGGTGCAGATCGCACGGCAGTTCGGGGCCCGGGTATTCGCCACCGCCGGCGCGGACTGGAAGCTGGACCGCGCCAGGGAGCTGGGCGCCCACGAAGTGGTCAACCACTCTGAGCAGGACGTCTACGAGGAAGTGCGCCGCCTGACCAACAAGCGGGGAGTGGACGTGGTGTTCGATCACGTGGGCAAGGCCACATGGGAGACGAGTCTCAAGTCGCTGGCGCGCGGAGGCCGGCTGGTGACCTGCGGCGCTACCACGGGTGCCGACGGGACCACCGACATCAGGTACATCTACGGCCGGCAACTCGCGATCCACGGGACCTGGGTGGGCACCAAGCGTGAGATGCTCGAGGTGATGCGGCTGGTCGAATCCGGCGGCGTCCGTCCCGTGGTGCACGCGGTGCTCCCGCTGGCTAAGGCCGCGGAAGCCCACCGCATGCTGGAGCGCCGCGAGCAGTTCGGGAAGGTCGTGCTGGTGCCTTAG
- a CDS encoding molybdopterin converting factor: protein MQITVSLFAAHREAVGTPTVQLAVPDGTTAGGVWDILTAQYLKLNRMPRPTTVAINDAVVPPSTALAHGDRVALLAPVSGGSLVELVRDPIRVEAVLDSVRHPGAGAAVLFLGTVRDHSRGRDVERLEYEAYEALARTEMARIAEQAAERWGARIAIVHRLGALAIGEISVAIAVAAPHRREAFEAGRFAIDTLKQTVPIWKKEIWAGGAEWIGEEEPSAPPAAPEP, encoded by the coding sequence ATGCAAATCACCGTTTCTCTATTCGCCGCCCACCGGGAAGCCGTGGGCACCCCAACCGTTCAGCTTGCGGTCCCGGACGGCACCACGGCCGGCGGAGTCTGGGACATCCTCACCGCGCAGTATCTGAAACTGAACCGCATGCCGCGCCCGACCACGGTGGCGATCAATGATGCCGTAGTGCCACCGAGCACCGCCCTGGCCCACGGCGACCGCGTTGCGCTGCTGGCACCGGTCAGCGGCGGCTCTCTCGTCGAACTCGTAAGGGATCCCATCCGCGTGGAAGCGGTACTCGACTCGGTACGCCACCCGGGCGCGGGCGCGGCCGTGCTGTTCCTCGGCACGGTCCGCGATCACTCGCGCGGCCGCGACGTGGAGCGCCTCGAGTACGAGGCGTACGAGGCGCTCGCGCGGACCGAGATGGCCCGAATCGCGGAGCAGGCAGCGGAGCGCTGGGGTGCACGTATCGCCATCGTTCACCGCCTGGGTGCCCTGGCAATCGGCGAGATCAGCGTCGCCATCGCGGTGGCCGCGCCACACCGCCGCGAGGCGTTCGAGGCCGGCCGGTTCGCGATTGATACCCTCAAGCAGACCGTCCCGATATGGAAGAAGGAGATCTGGGCCGGCGGCGCCGAGTGGATCGGCGAGGAAGAACCCTCCGCCCCGCCAGCGGCTCCAGAACCCTAA
- a CDS encoding NUDIX domain-containing protein, with product MIVGVAVLLRQQGRLLFDVQKPEGWTHTPGGGVIIGIGCIGGRIEPGESTLEALQREALEEIGCTILLDRPAEPFSVGADGAVRTHQPEEVPEGVLFFWEGSGHGFIEGGQVAVFSGRPAGPLNLGDIPAVIGMSREVLMECGAQSLTVEDVLARGGTIEERQAVPRHVRLLPVMTAGVVAALPEEFRLVVLCHLERI from the coding sequence ATGATAGTCGGCGTCGCGGTGCTCCTGCGGCAGCAAGGGCGGCTCCTCTTCGATGTTCAGAAGCCCGAGGGGTGGACGCACACGCCCGGAGGAGGGGTCATCATCGGGATAGGCTGCATCGGAGGGCGCATCGAGCCGGGCGAATCCACCCTCGAGGCGCTTCAGAGGGAGGCGCTGGAGGAGATCGGCTGTACTATCCTCCTGGACAGGCCGGCAGAGCCCTTCTCCGTGGGTGCTGATGGGGCTGTGAGGACTCACCAGCCCGAGGAGGTCCCGGAGGGAGTGCTGTTCTTCTGGGAGGGGTCTGGGCATGGTTTCATCGAGGGCGGTCAGGTCGCGGTCTTCTCGGGAAGACCTGCTGGCCCGCTCAACCTCGGTGACATCCCCGCGGTCATCGGCATGAGCCGCGAGGTTCTGATGGAGTGCGGTGCGCAATCCCTGACCGTCGAGGACGTGCTTGCCCGCGGAGGGACGATAGAAGAGCGGCAGGCCGTCCCGCGACACGTGCGGCTGCTTCCCGTGATGACAGCCGGAGTAGTGGCCGCGCTGCCGGAGGAGTTCAGGCTCGTCGTGCTGTGCCATCTTGAGCGCATCTAG
- a CDS encoding class I SAM-dependent methyltransferase, whose translation MFPQPDPGEFHRLKSVTAEVEGWLRDDEAAFLYSAAYGGPGEGSIVEIGSWKGKSTIWLASGSKAAGREKVYAIDPHTGSAEHGSGIWTFPEFEGNIRRAGVADRVVPLVMTSEQAVACWSGPVRLLWIDGAHEYDAVSRDFKMWEPYLIEGGVVALHDTIGWFVGPRTVAVRSILRSGRFHNCGIVGITTYGRKARSLSAVDVLRNWAVLAQLNLLELGGRR comes from the coding sequence ATGTTCCCTCAACCCGATCCCGGCGAATTCCATCGCCTCAAGTCGGTCACCGCAGAGGTGGAGGGCTGGCTACGTGACGATGAGGCCGCCTTCCTGTACTCGGCCGCGTATGGTGGGCCTGGCGAAGGGAGCATCGTCGAGATCGGTAGCTGGAAGGGGAAGTCGACGATCTGGTTGGCCAGCGGCTCGAAGGCCGCCGGCCGTGAGAAGGTATACGCCATCGATCCCCACACCGGGAGCGCAGAGCACGGGTCGGGGATCTGGACGTTTCCCGAGTTTGAGGGGAACATCCGGCGCGCGGGGGTGGCGGACCGCGTGGTACCCCTGGTCATGACCTCGGAGCAGGCGGTGGCGTGCTGGTCAGGGCCGGTCAGGCTGCTCTGGATCGACGGCGCGCACGAATACGACGCGGTGAGCCGCGATTTCAAGATGTGGGAGCCGTATCTGATCGAGGGTGGTGTTGTGGCACTGCACGACACGATCGGTTGGTTCGTCGGTCCTCGGACAGTTGCGGTCCGCAGCATCCTGCGCTCCGGGCGGTTTCACAACTGCGGGATCGTGGGCATTACGACCTACGGCCGGAAGGCCCGGTCCCTCAGCGCGGTAGATGTACTGCGAAACTGGGCGGTGCTGGCCCAACTGAACCTGCTGGAGCTCGGCGGCAGGCGTTGA
- a CDS encoding O-antigen ligase family protein, whose translation MPTPPATSPRADARRLALAVAGIGIPLGGMVVAAAAIAWAALGERRLWTRTPLDLPLAAFLAWSILAAAVSEFRSQAFLEVLGLACVIYLAYQLPFRWFQARPDLIGVLYRWACVGLPIAAAVGLLSYLYLHNPHLGPFRRFSLGPQPPGVSAYALVAAMLLSLGAFPRRRWVVHACLAAGVFALIGTLSRWALLGFCIGLTFWSTRVVREQPRAVVSVLATVVISAAITLSLPLSRTMVGQYLHGDKSRNPWPRALVVGFTPSVGFPERLAIWRTTKRIIESHPWFGVGHGAFGTVYARYKDPADRTIAVMELPAHLGAAHAHNDVLAVAAAAGIPAAIAFVLLLVLALVRAFSRGIPASTPAVAALVAMLVHGNFDAVSHAFAGPLLVFWIVLAASMAGPQPDIIARRASAMR comes from the coding sequence ATGCCTACGCCACCCGCCACATCACCTCGCGCTGATGCCCGCCGCCTGGCCCTTGCGGTTGCCGGCATTGGAATCCCGCTGGGCGGAATGGTCGTCGCTGCCGCTGCCATTGCCTGGGCCGCGCTGGGGGAGAGGCGGCTATGGACCAGGACCCCGCTGGACCTTCCGCTGGCAGCGTTCCTCGCCTGGTCCATCCTTGCGGCGGCGGTCTCTGAGTTCCGAAGCCAGGCGTTCCTTGAGGTGCTGGGCCTTGCCTGTGTCATCTATCTGGCGTACCAACTTCCCTTCAGGTGGTTCCAGGCAAGGCCAGACCTGATCGGTGTGCTCTACCGCTGGGCGTGCGTCGGCCTGCCGATCGCGGCCGCAGTCGGGCTGCTGAGCTACCTGTATCTCCACAATCCACACTTGGGGCCTTTCCGACGGTTCAGTCTGGGACCGCAACCCCCTGGCGTGTCCGCCTATGCCCTCGTGGCCGCGATGTTGCTGAGCCTTGGTGCGTTCCCGCGTCGCCGCTGGGTCGTGCACGCATGCCTTGCGGCAGGGGTGTTCGCGCTGATCGGAACGCTCAGCCGTTGGGCCCTTCTGGGCTTCTGCATTGGGTTGACGTTTTGGTCGACGCGAGTGGTTCGTGAACAGCCCCGCGCAGTTGTGTCTGTTCTTGCCACGGTCGTCATCTCTGCGGCGATCACGCTTTCGCTCCCGCTGTCTCGAACCATGGTGGGTCAGTATCTGCACGGCGACAAGAGCCGCAACCCGTGGCCTCGCGCCCTGGTTGTCGGCTTCACCCCCAGCGTGGGCTTTCCAGAGCGGCTTGCCATTTGGCGGACCACGAAACGGATAATTGAGAGCCACCCCTGGTTCGGCGTCGGACACGGCGCGTTCGGGACGGTCTACGCGCGGTACAAGGATCCGGCGGACCGGACGATCGCGGTCATGGAGTTGCCCGCCCATTTGGGCGCGGCGCATGCTCACAACGACGTGCTTGCGGTTGCGGCGGCCGCGGGCATCCCGGCGGCGATTGCTTTCGTTCTCCTGCTTGTGCTGGCGCTTGTGAGAGCGTTCTCACGGGGAATCCCGGCCTCGACCCCCGCGGTCGCCGCGCTCGTGGCTATGCTGGTGCACGGCAACTTCGACGCAGTGTCCCATGCATTTGCGGGCCCTCTCCTGGTGTTCTGGATTGTACTCGCAGCTTCTATGGCGGGCCCTCAGCCCGATATCATTGCCAGAAGGGCTTCTGCAATGAGGTGA
- a CDS encoding glycosyltransferase codes for MTRLSVVMPCLNAGGTLRRAIEALWAQDAPQGTLEIIVVDDGSTDGTSEIAGSCRGPVSVRVVRQPNRGLASARNRGALEAAGDVLLFMDPDVFAYPGMVSAHLRHYGDATTMRAVQGRTVPDPETLTTPFMRTSNLMPDLTIRRRENLSPLHVVGRNFSITRHAFEKVGRFDEGFAGYGAEDTEMAFRFHQAGGRILYEPEALGLHHHPISIEAAVARQVQSGRAAVRFWQKHGRKAALGFHFEIHPLLLPLKWLVFRTGIARRLVQTFRPWAERHHRYLILNECYNNLLWDAYYRGVFSALREGHAAADSTWERPS; via the coding sequence ATGACACGGCTATCGGTGGTCATGCCGTGCCTGAACGCGGGAGGAACGCTCCGCCGTGCGATCGAGGCGCTGTGGGCGCAGGATGCGCCGCAGGGCACCTTAGAGATAATAGTGGTGGATGACGGTTCCACAGATGGTACGTCCGAGATCGCGGGCAGTTGCAGGGGACCCGTGTCCGTTCGTGTAGTGCGCCAGCCCAACCGGGGCCTCGCATCTGCCCGCAACCGGGGCGCGTTGGAAGCTGCCGGCGATGTCCTCCTGTTCATGGACCCGGACGTCTTCGCTTATCCAGGCATGGTGAGCGCCCACCTGCGCCACTACGGCGATGCCACGACCATGCGCGCGGTCCAGGGGCGGACCGTTCCCGATCCCGAGACCCTGACCACGCCCTTCATGCGGACGAGCAACCTAATGCCCGACCTGACAATCCGCAGACGGGAGAACCTGTCACCTTTGCACGTTGTCGGCCGGAACTTCTCGATCACCCGGCACGCATTCGAGAAGGTCGGGCGGTTTGATGAGGGGTTCGCAGGCTATGGGGCGGAGGACACCGAGATGGCCTTCCGCTTCCACCAGGCCGGCGGGCGGATTCTGTACGAGCCGGAAGCCTTGGGCCTGCACCACCACCCCATCTCGATAGAGGCGGCGGTCGCCCGCCAGGTCCAGTCCGGACGCGCGGCGGTGCGGTTCTGGCAGAAGCACGGCAGGAAGGCCGCGCTGGGGTTCCATTTCGAGATCCACCCCCTCCTGCTTCCCTTGAAGTGGCTGGTGTTCCGCACCGGCATCGCAAGGCGTCTCGTCCAGACGTTCCGTCCGTGGGCCGAACGGCATCACCGGTATCTCATCCTCAACGAGTGCTACAACAACCTCCTCTGGGACGCGTACTACAGGGGCGTCTTCAGTGCCCTGCGCGAAGGGCACGCCGCGGCGGACTCGACCTGGGAGCGCCCCTCATGA
- a CDS encoding glycosyltransferase, translated as MNSGPEISVVIPAYNGGWVLHRAIEALQAQDADPDRFEVVIVDDGSTDGSTDGLEGGRGSVPIRVLRQANRGRAAARNLGAAEARGRALLFLDADIWATPGLVSAHLAHHADGGAVGVQGRSVTHRDSLKTVFMRATNLIPDVTIRRRNALSPMHIITRNFSVTAAAFRSVGGFDEGFVGYGWEDIELGLRLQRAGVSLRYEPAALVYHHHIQTLDGLIPKLHQGGEGAVYFWRKHGRPAHLGLFLEVHPALLPLKWLVYRTGVITRLVEAVLPWAERHSVLPLCSECYNHLLWRSYYNGVFEAMRRRVPHKP; from the coding sequence ATGAACTCGGGGCCCGAGATCAGCGTCGTCATCCCGGCCTACAACGGTGGCTGGGTGCTCCACAGGGCCATCGAGGCGCTGCAGGCTCAGGATGCGGACCCCGACCGTTTCGAGGTAGTCATTGTGGATGATGGCTCGACCGATGGGTCCACGGACGGACTCGAAGGCGGCAGGGGATCTGTGCCGATTCGCGTGCTCCGCCAGGCGAACCGCGGCCGCGCGGCCGCGCGCAACCTGGGCGCCGCCGAGGCCCGAGGCCGTGCGCTGCTGTTCCTGGATGCCGACATCTGGGCGACACCCGGGCTCGTCTCCGCGCACCTGGCGCACCACGCGGACGGAGGCGCGGTGGGTGTCCAGGGCCGATCGGTCACGCATCGCGACAGTCTGAAGACGGTCTTCATGCGCGCCACGAACCTGATACCCGACGTTACCATCCGCAGGCGCAACGCGCTCTCCCCCATGCACATCATCACCCGCAACTTCTCGGTGACGGCGGCGGCGTTTCGGAGCGTGGGTGGGTTCGATGAGGGCTTCGTGGGCTACGGGTGGGAGGACATCGAGCTGGGACTCCGCCTGCAGCGGGCGGGAGTATCGCTGAGATACGAACCCGCCGCCCTTGTCTACCACCATCACATCCAAACCCTGGATGGTCTCATCCCGAAGCTCCACCAGGGTGGGGAGGGCGCAGTCTACTTCTGGCGCAAGCACGGAAGGCCGGCGCACCTGGGGTTGTTTCTCGAGGTCCACCCTGCCCTGCTTCCCCTGAAGTGGCTCGTCTACCGAACTGGGGTCATCACGCGTCTTGTTGAGGCGGTCCTGCCGTGGGCAGAACGGCATTCCGTGCTGCCGTTGTGCAGCGAGTGCTACAACCACCTGCTCTGGCGCTCGTACTACAACGGAGTGTTTGAGGCCATGCGCCGCCGCGTCCCGCACAAACCATGA
- a CDS encoding O-antigen ligase family protein: MAHQGAAGQRAAQVERDRARRLRRATGTPDGGRHRAAHPHSGGTLCPRGVGGGVLAGRWRAGTVTPRALDRLFLGGVLLAVFLYPAGYTLWAMPVLLAAIILDIASGRRPWIPTAFDRPLAALLAACLASGLASEWRLWSAGLAVLFGLTMWVSVYSIARVVQARQEVVRYLVAAWAAGGLLAAVWGILRSAPYWPVGASTPPLFQTALGTTLTATAVLLLGIWTVADGVPVRILAAAGLVVVLAALELTWSRGAWIAALAGLAVMVVLAPRRRAGLLVLCLVVLLLATAAIGPGRVSLARRIEAIPSATFNLDRLALWEGALRIARAHPVLGTGYGTFSRAWPRHMPEDIVQDPTTAHNLYLTFAAETGLVGLVAFLAFIVAALCGLWRRIACTRGDPRTDGLWVACLAATVAVLVHQLFDVTVASVHMGFGFAALLALGQARGRR; the protein is encoded by the coding sequence ATGGCACACCAGGGGGCCGCCGGGCAGCGAGCAGCGCAGGTTGAGCGCGACCGCGCTCGCCGCCTTCGTCGCGCTACTGGCACACCAGATGGTGGACGGCACCGTGCTGCGCATCCACATAGCGGTGGGACTCTTTGCCCTCGTGGGGTTGGGGGCGGCGTTCTCGCCGGGCGCTGGCGAGCGGGCACCGTGACGCCCAGGGCACTGGACCGGCTCTTCCTGGGCGGCGTGCTCCTCGCGGTGTTCTTGTACCCAGCAGGGTATACCCTGTGGGCGATGCCCGTGTTGCTCGCGGCCATCATCCTGGACATCGCCTCAGGACGGCGTCCGTGGATTCCGACAGCCTTCGACCGTCCCCTTGCCGCGCTCCTGGCCGCCTGCCTTGCTTCGGGCCTGGCCTCGGAGTGGCGGTTGTGGTCGGCCGGGCTCGCCGTCCTGTTTGGGCTGACAATGTGGGTAAGCGTGTACTCTATCGCTCGGGTTGTGCAGGCCCGGCAAGAGGTCGTCAGGTATCTCGTCGCTGCCTGGGCCGCCGGAGGGCTGCTCGCGGCGGTCTGGGGAATCCTGCGGTCGGCCCCTTACTGGCCGGTCGGCGCCTCGACCCCGCCCCTCTTCCAGACCGCCCTCGGCACGACACTTACGGCGACGGCCGTCCTCTTACTGGGCATCTGGACAGTCGCGGATGGGGTACCCGTCCGGATCCTCGCCGCCGCAGGACTTGTTGTAGTGCTGGCTGCCCTGGAGCTCACCTGGTCGCGGGGAGCATGGATTGCGGCCCTGGCGGGCCTGGCGGTTATGGTGGTACTTGCCCCGCGCAGGCGGGCCGGGCTGCTTGTGCTCTGTCTCGTCGTGCTGCTCCTCGCGACCGCCGCGATCGGCCCCGGGAGAGTCTCGCTGGCCCGTAGGATCGAGGCCATTCCCAGCGCGACGTTCAACCTCGATCGTCTGGCACTGTGGGAAGGGGCGCTACGGATTGCCCGGGCGCACCCGGTCCTGGGGACGGGCTACGGCACGTTCAGCCGCGCCTGGCCCCGGCACATGCCGGAAGACATCGTGCAGGATCCCACGACCGCGCACAATCTCTATCTCACCTTCGCCGCTGAGACAGGGCTCGTCGGGCTGGTGGCGTTCCTGGCTTTCATCGTCGCAGCACTGTGCGGGCTCTGGCGCCGGATCGCGTGCACCCGCGGTGACCCGCGCACCGACGGGCTCTGGGTAGCGTGCCTCGCGGCTACGGTGGCCGTACTCGTGCACCAGCTCTTCGATGTTACGGTGGCGTCGGTCCACATGGGCTTTGGCTTCGCCGCGCTGCTCGCGCTCGGGCAGGCTAGAGGACGCCGATGA
- a CDS encoding O-antigen ligase family protein yields MEAWRWREFLLLLTAFVFSVGFASGGFLLLLVLAAGETLAGEPLWRRTPVDAGLLGLVAATVLSGLWSEWRGTALWSAVAFGLSAAVTLRAVVLAVHQRPVFARRFIGAWAAGGVAAGALGIAWLGPAPGARAQVFNMNPNELGTTMAIAAVMLLGLSLDGPRLRRLLCLAGLSVATAGLVLTWSRGAWLAAVLGVGVLVARTERRLLWPGMLAAALVMVAAIPTLGPRWEWHAGRIQETTAADGPFSRIPIWRLVPKMVADHPVLGTGLSTFQFVYERYRQGSTAVPHAPLAHNLFLQAAAETGLVGLVALLFFLTTGVLAVARWHTRGPPGSEQRRLSATALAAFVALLAHQMVDGTVLRIHIAVGLFALVGLGAAFSPGAGERAP; encoded by the coding sequence GTGGAGGCCTGGCGCTGGCGTGAGTTCCTCCTGCTGCTGACGGCGTTCGTCTTCTCCGTGGGTTTCGCGTCAGGGGGGTTCCTCCTCTTGCTGGTGCTCGCGGCAGGCGAGACCCTGGCGGGCGAGCCGCTGTGGCGCCGTACCCCTGTGGATGCCGGCCTGCTCGGCCTAGTGGCCGCCACGGTACTGTCGGGACTGTGGTCTGAGTGGCGCGGGACGGCCTTGTGGTCGGCGGTCGCGTTCGGCCTGAGCGCGGCGGTCACCCTGCGCGCCGTGGTGCTCGCGGTCCACCAGCGCCCGGTGTTTGCCCGGCGCTTCATCGGGGCCTGGGCCGCGGGCGGGGTGGCGGCAGGCGCGCTCGGCATCGCCTGGCTTGGGCCTGCGCCCGGCGCCCGGGCGCAGGTGTTCAACATGAACCCCAACGAGCTGGGCACGACCATGGCAATCGCCGCGGTCATGCTGCTTGGCCTCTCGCTCGATGGACCGCGCCTGCGGCGCCTGCTCTGCCTGGCGGGCCTTTCCGTGGCGACCGCGGGCCTAGTGCTCACATGGTCGCGCGGCGCCTGGCTGGCCGCGGTGCTGGGCGTGGGGGTGTTGGTCGCCAGAACCGAGCGCCGCCTCCTATGGCCTGGTATGCTCGCGGCCGCGCTCGTCATGGTTGCGGCGATACCAACCCTGGGGCCGCGCTGGGAGTGGCATGCAGGTCGCATCCAGGAGACCACCGCTGCCGACGGCCCGTTCAGCCGCATCCCTATCTGGCGCCTGGTCCCAAAGATGGTCGCAGACCATCCGGTGCTGGGCACCGGGCTCTCCACCTTCCAGTTCGTGTATGAGAGGTACAGACAAGGTTCCACGGCCGTCCCGCACGCGCCGCTCGCACACAACCTCTTCCTGCAGGCCGCCGCTGAGACCGGCCTGGTGGGGTTGGTGGCGCTTCTGTTCTTCCTGACCACAGGGGTGCTGGCCGTTGCCAGATGGCACACCAGGGGGCCGCCGGGCAGCGAGCAGCGCAGGTTGAGCGCGACCGCGCTCGCCGCCTTCGTCGCGCTACTGGCACACCAGATGGTGGACGGCACCGTGCTGCGCATCCACATAGCGGTGGGACTCTTTGCCCTCGTGGGGTTGGGGGCGGCGTTCTCGCCGGGCGCTGGCGAGCGGGCACCGTGA
- a CDS encoding glycosyltransferase family 2 protein: MYLPLRPNCRPHRRMSHTAPAPGLSVVVPVYNDARLLRLCLARLTAQTLAPAAYEIVVVDDGSTDDTPQVIGEAASGRVRIRCVRFDRNRGRSAARNAAIRAAAAPLVAFVDSDVLVLPDFLQRHLEIHRSAASPVVGRGPVIVIPSPEIPARTPRIRISPAYLDTGNSSVPRQVLVEAGLFDEGFRVYGWEDFDLGLRIKARGIPRVFSPSALAYHVQRPPTLESLDRHLAKEEERARTALYLLRKHPCPETRMLIQDTRPQRALHFLLGGAGLVSPATALRLARWLRSRNLSTLAFLVTRGILNRHYLAALDRFRAGAERI, translated from the coding sequence ATGTACCTGCCACTTCGGCCCAACTGCCGCCCCCACCGTAGGATGTCTCACACGGCACCCGCCCCTGGTCTCAGCGTAGTAGTGCCCGTCTACAACGACGCCCGGCTCCTGCGGCTGTGCCTGGCGCGCCTGACCGCGCAGACGCTCGCGCCTGCTGCCTACGAGATAGTGGTGGTTGACGACGGCTCCACCGACGACACGCCCCAGGTGATCGGCGAGGCAGCCTCCGGCCGGGTCAGGATTCGCTGCGTCAGATTCGATCGCAACCGGGGCAGGAGCGCGGCCCGCAACGCGGCGATCCGGGCCGCTGCGGCGCCGTTGGTGGCATTCGTGGACAGCGACGTACTGGTGCTGCCAGACTTCCTCCAGCGCCACCTTGAGATCCACCGCTCGGCCGCCTCCCCGGTGGTGGGCCGCGGGCCGGTCATAGTCATCCCCTCGCCGGAGATCCCTGCGCGGACACCCCGCATCAGGATCTCGCCGGCGTACCTGGACACCGGCAACTCATCGGTCCCGCGGCAGGTTCTTGTGGAGGCGGGGTTATTCGATGAAGGGTTTAGGGTCTATGGGTGGGAGGATTTCGATCTAGGGCTGCGCATAAAGGCCCGCGGGATCCCCAGGGTGTTCTCGCCTTCGGCACTGGCGTACCATGTCCAGCGGCCGCCGACGCTGGAATCGCTCGACCGGCACCTGGCCAAGGAGGAGGAACGGGCCCGCACGGCGCTCTATCTGCTGCGGAAGCACCCGTGCCCTGAGACCCGCATGCTGATCCAGGACACCCGGCCGCAGCGGGCGCTGCACTTCCTTTTGGGTGGGGCAGGCCTGGTCTCGCCCGCGACCGCCCTGCGGCTGGCGCGGTGGCTGCGCAGTCGAAATCTATCAACGCTGGCGTTCCTGGTGACGCGCGGGATCCTGAACCGCCACTACCTCGCCGCGCTGGACCGGTTCCGCGCGGGCGCGGAGCGAATCTAG